One segment of Desulfosudis oleivorans Hxd3 DNA contains the following:
- a CDS encoding sigma-70 family RNA polymerase sigma factor: protein MTDKSSASAKPARKAGPASKTAKALVPVSGAGKSLVKYDPLQRYLKEVSRYNLLTREQEIELGKRVQEEGDEEAAYILATSNLRLVVKIALEFQRVWMQNLLDLIQEGNIGLMHAVQKFDPYKNVKFSYYASFWIKAYILKFVMDNWRLVKIGTTQNQRKLFFRLKKEKQALIDQGFEPRPKLLAERLGVPQKEVINMEQRLDMWDLSLDEPVSHDSDTQKGDLLDINNTQPVDEQVGDKALRQLVGEHLVEFKKTLTPRERDIFKTRIYTDQPMTLQDIGERYAISRERVRQLEVNIIKKMRDFFKEKIPDFDQYTTDTH, encoded by the coding sequence ATGACCGACAAATCATCAGCTTCCGCAAAACCGGCCCGCAAGGCCGGCCCGGCATCAAAAACCGCAAAGGCGCTGGTGCCTGTTTCCGGGGCCGGCAAAAGCCTGGTCAAGTACGATCCGCTGCAGCGTTACCTGAAAGAGGTCTCAAGGTACAATCTGCTGACCCGGGAGCAGGAGATCGAGCTGGGCAAACGCGTCCAGGAAGAGGGCGACGAGGAAGCCGCCTATATTCTGGCCACCTCCAACCTGCGGCTGGTGGTCAAAATCGCCCTGGAGTTCCAGCGTGTGTGGATGCAGAACCTGCTGGACCTCATTCAGGAAGGCAACATCGGCCTGATGCACGCGGTGCAGAAGTTTGATCCCTACAAGAACGTCAAGTTTTCCTATTATGCCTCCTTCTGGATCAAAGCCTACATTCTCAAGTTTGTGATGGACAACTGGCGCTTGGTCAAAATCGGCACCACCCAGAACCAGCGCAAGCTTTTTTTCAGGCTGAAAAAAGAGAAACAGGCCCTCATCGACCAGGGATTCGAGCCCCGGCCGAAACTCCTGGCCGAGCGGCTGGGCGTTCCCCAGAAGGAAGTAATCAACATGGAGCAGCGCCTGGACATGTGGGACCTCTCCCTGGACGAGCCGGTGAGCCACGATTCAGACACGCAGAAAGGCGATCTGCTGGACATTAACAACACCCAGCCCGTCGACGAGCAGGTAGGAGACAAGGCCCTGCGGCAGCTGGTGGGGGAGCACCTGGTGGAATTCAAAAAAACACTGACACCCAGGGAGCGCGATATATTTAAAACAAGAATCTATACAGACCAGCCCATGACTCTTCAGGATATTGGCGAGCGTTACGCGATTTCAAGGGAGCGGGTTCGCCAGCTTGAAGTCAATATCATCAAGAAGATGCGGGATTTTTTCAAGGAAAAGATTCCCGATTTTGATCAATACACCACGGATACGCACTGA